In Mixta intestinalis, the following are encoded in one genomic region:
- a CDS encoding isovaleryl-CoA dehydrogenase — MPFTHTVFNQPRPLTNSNLFLSDIPLREAVVRYGAEWDLDLLASVGQQLGSSESLELGRLANTFPPELLRYDARGERLDDLRFHPAWHLLMQGLCANRVHNLPWQPQASTGAFVARAARFILHGQVESGTLCPITMTFGATPLLQASLPTLFADWLPPLLSDRYDAHLQPAPQKRGLLIGMGMTEKQGGTDVLSNTTRAEPLASRGSGEAYRLTGHKWFFSVPQSDAHLVLAQAAGGISCFFLPRLLPDGTRNAVRIERLKEKLGNRSNASSEVEFDGALGWLLGEEGEGVRQILKMGGYTRFDCALGSHSLMRRAFSVALYHAHQRQVMGKTLVDQPLMRQLLCQQALRLEGQTALLLRLAHAWSEPLDEQQRAWARLFTPAAKFEICRHGAPFVATSMEVVGGSGYCEESELPRLYREAPVNSIWEGAGNVMCLDVLRVLRKHPAIEDILAAQFDAVKGLNRHFDRRWRQLRLRLRKPQESQARELTSQLWLLATGQLLLTHLEPPLADAWCRHYLDARGPAQLNETVSERLLLRASGG, encoded by the coding sequence ATGCCTTTCACCCATACCGTTTTTAACCAGCCGCGTCCGCTGACGAACAGCAACCTGTTTCTTTCTGATATCCCTCTGCGCGAAGCGGTCGTGCGCTATGGAGCCGAATGGGATCTGGATCTGCTGGCCTCGGTCGGGCAGCAGCTTGGCAGTAGTGAATCGCTGGAGTTGGGACGGCTGGCGAATACCTTTCCTCCGGAGCTGCTGCGCTATGATGCACGCGGCGAGCGGCTGGACGATCTGCGCTTTCATCCTGCCTGGCATTTGCTGATGCAGGGGCTGTGCGCCAATCGCGTGCATAATTTGCCCTGGCAGCCGCAGGCCAGTACGGGGGCGTTTGTCGCACGGGCGGCGCGTTTCATTCTGCACGGGCAGGTAGAATCGGGCACGCTTTGCCCTATTACCATGACTTTCGGTGCCACCCCGCTGTTGCAGGCCAGCCTGCCAACTTTATTTGCAGACTGGCTGCCGCCGTTGCTCAGCGATCGCTATGACGCCCATCTCCAGCCTGCACCGCAAAAGCGCGGCCTGCTGATTGGCATGGGAATGACGGAAAAGCAGGGCGGCACCGATGTGCTGAGTAATACCACGCGTGCGGAACCGCTGGCGTCACGCGGCAGCGGCGAGGCGTATCGCCTTACCGGGCACAAATGGTTTTTCTCGGTACCGCAAAGCGATGCGCATCTGGTGCTGGCGCAGGCAGCGGGCGGCATTAGCTGTTTCTTTTTGCCACGTTTGTTGCCGGACGGTACGCGCAACGCGGTGCGCATCGAGCGGCTGAAAGAGAAACTCGGCAACCGCTCCAACGCCAGCAGCGAAGTAGAGTTTGACGGTGCGCTCGGCTGGCTGCTGGGCGAGGAGGGGGAGGGGGTGCGCCAGATCCTGAAAATGGGTGGCTATACCCGCTTCGACTGCGCCTTAGGCAGCCACAGCCTGATGCGCCGTGCTTTTTCCGTCGCGCTGTACCATGCGCATCAGCGTCAGGTCATGGGAAAAACGCTGGTCGATCAGCCGCTAATGCGGCAGTTGCTCTGCCAGCAGGCGCTACGGCTGGAGGGGCAAACGGCGTTGTTGCTGCGGCTGGCGCACGCCTGGTCAGAACCATTGGATGAGCAACAGCGCGCCTGGGCCCGCCTGTTTACGCCTGCGGCTAAATTTGAGATTTGCCGCCACGGTGCACCTTTTGTCGCAACCTCGATGGAAGTGGTCGGCGGCTCAGGCTATTGCGAAGAGAGCGAGCTGCCGCGGCTCTACCGTGAAGCTCCGGTAAACAGCATCTGGGAAGGGGCCGGAAACGTGATGTGCCTGGATGTGCTGCGGGTGTTAAGAAAGCATCCTGCGATCGAAGATATACTGGCTGCGCAGTTTGATGCAGTAAAAGGGCTTAACCGCCATTTCGATCGCCGCTGGCGTCAGTTAAGGCTGCGGTTGCGTAAACCACAGGAATCACAGGCGCGCGAGCTGACCAGCCAGCTCTGGCTGCTGGCTACCGGACAGTTACTGTTAACTCATCTGGAACCGCCGCTGGCTGATGCCTGGTGCCGGCACTACCTCGATGCACGCGGTCCGGCTCAGCTTAATGAGACGGTCAGTGAACGTTTACTGCTGCGTGCTTCCGGCGGCTGA
- the nsrR gene encoding nitric oxide-sensing transcriptional repressor NsrR, with amino-acid sequence MQLTSFTDFGLRALIYMASLPAGQMTNITQVTASYGISRHHMVKVINQLSRLGYVAAVRGKNGGIRLGKPASEIIVGQVVREMEPLHLVNCDICAITPACRLRLALNAATEQFLRELDNYTLADLVKDNHPLYKILLPEPGTPTLTGC; translated from the coding sequence GTGCAGCTGACGAGTTTTACCGATTTTGGCCTGCGAGCCCTGATTTATATGGCGTCGTTACCGGCCGGCCAGATGACAAATATTACGCAGGTGACCGCATCTTATGGCATATCACGCCATCATATGGTCAAAGTTATCAATCAGTTAAGTCGCCTGGGCTATGTTGCAGCGGTACGGGGTAAAAATGGCGGTATTCGCCTTGGAAAGCCGGCCTCGGAAATTATCGTCGGTCAGGTTGTCCGGGAAATGGAGCCGCTACATCTGGTGAATTGCGACATCTGCGCTATCACGCCCGCCTGCCGTCTGCGGCTGGCACTGAATGCGGCAACCGAGCAGTTCCTGCGCGAGCTGGATAATTATACGTTGGCCGATCTGGTGAAGGATAACCATCCGCTTTATAAAATTTTGCTGCCGGAGCCTGGAACGCCCACGCTGACCGGCTGCTGA
- the hflK gene encoding FtsH protease activity modulator HflK, producing the protein MAWNQPGNNGQDRDPWGSSNNQGGNSGGNKGGREQGPPDLDDIFRKLSKKLGGLGGGKGGDNLRGAGNGGKLVGIVAAAAVVIWAASGFYTIKEAERGVVTRFGQFSHLVEPGLNWKPTFIDQVRAVNVEAVRELAASGVMLTSDENVVRVEMNVQYRVTDPERYLFAVTSADDSLRQATDSALRGVIGRSSMDRILTEGRTVVRSETQREIDETIRPYNMGITVLDVNFQAARPPEEVKAAFDDAIAARENREQYVREAEAYANEVQPRANGQAQRILEEARAYKARVVLEAQGEVARFAKILPEYKAAPEITKERLYIETMERVLSHTRKVLVSDNNSNLMVLPLDQLMRGQSSSSAPRSAQDSSSLLRLPPASGSNERASNSSSSFSPQDIMDQRRANAQRNDTQRQGRE; encoded by the coding sequence ATGGCGTGGAATCAGCCCGGTAATAACGGACAAGACCGCGACCCGTGGGGAAGCAGCAATAATCAAGGCGGCAACTCTGGGGGAAACAAAGGAGGACGCGAGCAGGGGCCTCCCGATCTCGATGATATCTTCCGTAAGCTGAGCAAAAAACTTGGCGGTCTGGGCGGTGGCAAAGGTGGAGATAACCTACGCGGCGCCGGTAACGGCGGCAAGCTGGTTGGTATTGTTGCCGCAGCAGCGGTAGTGATTTGGGCCGCCAGCGGTTTTTACACCATCAAAGAAGCAGAGCGTGGCGTAGTGACCCGCTTTGGTCAGTTTAGCCATCTGGTTGAGCCAGGCCTGAACTGGAAACCTACCTTTATCGATCAGGTACGAGCCGTAAACGTTGAGGCGGTGCGTGAACTTGCCGCTTCTGGCGTGATGCTGACCTCAGATGAAAATGTCGTGCGCGTTGAAATGAACGTGCAGTACCGCGTTACCGACCCGGAACGCTATCTGTTTGCGGTCACCAGCGCGGATGACAGTCTGCGTCAGGCAACCGATAGCGCTCTGCGTGGCGTAATTGGTCGCTCCAGCATGGACCGTATCCTGACGGAAGGGCGTACCGTGGTGCGTAGCGAAACGCAGCGTGAGATCGATGAAACTATTCGTCCGTACAATATGGGCATTACCGTACTGGACGTAAACTTCCAGGCGGCGCGTCCGCCGGAAGAGGTGAAGGCCGCGTTTGACGATGCGATCGCCGCACGTGAAAATCGCGAGCAATACGTGCGTGAAGCGGAAGCCTACGCTAACGAAGTACAGCCGCGTGCTAACGGTCAGGCACAGCGTATTCTGGAAGAGGCGCGGGCGTATAAAGCGCGTGTCGTCCTGGAAGCACAGGGTGAAGTTGCGCGCTTTGCGAAGATCCTGCCGGAATATAAAGCCGCGCCGGAAATCACCAAAGAACGTCTCTATATCGAAACGATGGAACGTGTGCTGAGCCATACCCGCAAGGTGCTGGTCAGCGACAATAACAGTAACCTGATGGTGCTGCCGCTGGATCAGCTGATGCGCGGTCAGAGTTCCTCCAGTGCGCCGCGCAGCGCTCAGGATAGCAGCAGCCTGCTGCGCCTGCCGCCAGCCTCAGGCAGCAACGAGCGCGCCAGCAATAGCAGTTCGTCGTTCAGTCCGCAGGACATTATGGATCAGCGTCGTGCCAACGCACAGCGCAACGACACCCAGCGCCAGGGGAGAGAGTAA
- the hfq gene encoding RNA chaperone Hfq — protein MAKGQSLQDPFLNALRRERVPVSIYLVNGIKLQGQIESFDQFVILLKNTVSQMVYKHAISTVVPSRAVSHHSNNAGGGSNYHHGGNNQAAQSQPQQQDGDSAE, from the coding sequence ATGGCTAAGGGGCAATCATTACAAGACCCGTTCTTGAACGCACTGCGTCGCGAGCGTGTTCCGGTTTCAATTTATTTGGTCAATGGCATCAAACTGCAAGGGCAAATTGAGTCTTTCGATCAGTTTGTGATTTTGTTGAAAAATACGGTTAGCCAGATGGTGTATAAGCACGCTATCTCTACCGTGGTTCCGTCCCGTGCCGTCTCCCACCATAGCAACAACGCTGGTGGCGGTAGCAACTATCATCACGGTGGCAATAATCAGGCAGCACAATCGCAGCCGCAGCAGCAAGACGGTGATAGCGCTGAGTAA
- the hflX gene encoding ribosome rescue GTPase HflX, whose amino-acid sequence MFDRYDAGEQAILVHIWFSQDKETEDLQEFETLVSSSGVEALRVITGSRKAPHPKYFVGEGKAVEIAEAVKATGASVVLFDHALTPAQERNLERLCECRVIDRTGLILDIFAQRARTHEGKLQVELAQLRHLATRLVRGWTHLERQKGGIGLRGPGETQLETDRRLLRNRISQILSRLERVEKQRDQGRQARAKADIPTVSLVGYTNAGKSTLFNSVTSADVYAADQLFATLDPTLRRIDVADVGEVVLADTVGFIRHLPHDLVAAFKATLQETRQAALLLHVIDAADVRMDENIEAVETVLEEIEANDIPALQIMNKIDMLEGFEPRIDRNDENLPVRVWLSAQSGAGLPLLFQALTERLSGEIVHYDLRLPPEAGRLRSRFYQLQAIEKEWNEEDGSVGLTIRMPIVDWRRLCKQEPMLVDYIV is encoded by the coding sequence TTGTTTGACCGTTATGATGCCGGTGAGCAGGCCATACTGGTACACATCTGGTTCTCGCAAGACAAAGAGACAGAAGACCTGCAGGAATTTGAAACGCTGGTCTCTTCCTCAGGCGTCGAAGCGCTGCGCGTGATAACCGGTAGCCGCAAAGCGCCACATCCCAAATATTTTGTCGGTGAAGGTAAAGCTGTCGAAATCGCAGAAGCGGTTAAAGCCACAGGTGCTTCCGTTGTGCTGTTCGATCACGCTTTGACCCCGGCTCAGGAACGTAACCTTGAGCGCCTGTGCGAATGCCGTGTGATTGACCGCACGGGATTGATACTGGATATTTTTGCCCAGCGCGCCCGCACTCACGAAGGTAAATTACAGGTAGAGCTGGCTCAGCTACGCCATCTCGCCACGCGCCTGGTGCGCGGCTGGACTCACCTTGAGCGTCAGAAAGGGGGGATCGGCCTGCGTGGACCGGGTGAAACTCAGCTGGAAACCGACCGAAGGCTGCTGCGTAACCGTATCAGCCAGATTTTGTCGCGCCTGGAGCGCGTCGAAAAACAGCGCGATCAGGGGCGTCAGGCACGCGCCAAAGCGGATATTCCTACGGTGTCGCTGGTGGGCTATACCAACGCCGGTAAATCCACGCTGTTTAACAGCGTGACCTCCGCTGATGTTTATGCTGCCGACCAGCTGTTCGCTACTCTGGATCCGACCCTGCGCCGTATTGATGTCGCTGATGTCGGAGAAGTCGTGCTGGCGGATACGGTAGGCTTTATTCGTCATCTGCCGCACGATTTAGTGGCTGCCTTTAAGGCAACGTTGCAGGAAACGCGCCAGGCCGCGCTACTGCTGCACGTTATCGATGCCGCCGATGTGCGTATGGATGAAAATATCGAAGCGGTAGAAACCGTTCTCGAAGAGATTGAAGCCAACGACATCCCAGCGCTACAGATAATGAACAAAATCGATATGCTGGAAGGCTTCGAGCCGCGTATCGATCGCAATGATGAAAACCTGCCGGTGCGCGTTTGGCTCTCCGCCCAAAGCGGCGCGGGTCTGCCGCTGCTGTTTCAGGCGTTGACCGAACGGCTCTCCGGTGAAATTGTGCATTACGATCTGCGCCTGCCGCCGGAAGCGGGGCGTCTGCGCAGCCGTTTTTATCAGCTGCAGGCCATTGAGAAAGAATGGAATGAAGAGGATGGCAGCGTAGGGCTAACGATACGTATGCCGATTGTTGACTGGCGTCGTCTGTGCAAGCAGGAGCCGATGCTGGTCGATTATATTGTTTGA
- a CDS encoding adenylosuccinate synthase yields the protein MGKNVVVLGTQWGDEGKGKIVDLLTERAKYVVRYQGGHNAGHTLVINGEKTVLHLIPSGILRENVISIIGNGVVLSPAALMKEMKGLEERGVPVRERLLLSEACPLILQYHVAMDLAREKARGAKAIGTTGRGIGPAYEDKVARRGLRVGDLFNKETFASKLKEIVDFYNFQLVNYYKTDAVNYDEVLKDVMEIADVLTSMVVDVSDLLDNARKRGDLIMFEGAQGTLLDIDHGTYPYVTSSNTTAGGVATGSGIGPRYVDYVLGIIKAYSTRVGAGPFPTELFDETGEFLCEKGNEFGATTGRRRRTGWLDIVAVRRAVQINSLSGFCMTKLDVLDGLKEVKICVGYRMPDGREMTTTPLAAEGWEGIEPIYETLPGWNESTFGAKSIDALPQAARDYIKRVEALTGVPIDIISTGPDRSETMILRHPFDA from the coding sequence ATGGGTAAGAACGTTGTCGTACTGGGCACCCAATGGGGTGACGAAGGCAAAGGTAAGATTGTTGACCTTCTGACAGAGCGCGCTAAATATGTGGTGCGCTATCAAGGCGGCCACAACGCGGGTCATACGCTTGTCATCAACGGTGAAAAAACCGTTCTCCACTTAATCCCTTCTGGCATTCTGCGTGAAAACGTTATTAGCATTATCGGCAACGGCGTTGTGCTGTCTCCGGCTGCGCTGATGAAAGAGATGAAGGGCCTGGAGGAGCGTGGCGTCCCGGTACGTGAACGTCTGTTACTCTCTGAAGCTTGTCCGCTGATCCTGCAATATCACGTTGCGATGGATCTGGCGCGCGAAAAAGCACGCGGCGCGAAAGCAATCGGTACAACCGGGCGCGGTATCGGCCCGGCTTACGAAGATAAAGTGGCTCGTCGCGGTCTGCGCGTAGGCGATCTCTTTAATAAAGAGACTTTCGCCAGCAAACTGAAAGAGATCGTTGATTTCTATAACTTCCAGCTGGTTAACTACTACAAAACCGATGCGGTTAACTATGACGAAGTGCTGAAAGACGTCATGGAGATCGCAGATGTCCTGACCAGCATGGTGGTAGACGTTTCCGATCTGCTGGATAACGCGCGTAAGCGTGGCGATTTGATCATGTTCGAAGGCGCGCAGGGTACGCTACTGGATATCGATCACGGTACCTATCCCTATGTAACCTCGTCTAACACCACCGCAGGTGGCGTAGCGACCGGCTCCGGTATTGGTCCGCGCTATGTGGATTACGTGTTGGGTATCATCAAAGCCTACTCAACCCGCGTTGGTGCAGGCCCGTTCCCAACTGAGCTGTTTGATGAAACCGGCGAGTTCCTGTGTGAGAAAGGCAACGAATTCGGGGCCACTACCGGGCGTCGTCGTCGTACCGGCTGGCTGGATATCGTTGCGGTACGCCGTGCGGTGCAGATCAACTCCCTGTCTGGCTTCTGCATGACCAAGCTTGACGTGCTGGATGGTCTGAAAGAGGTTAAAATCTGCGTTGGTTACCGTATGCCGGACGGTCGCGAAATGACTACGACGCCGCTGGCTGCTGAAGGCTGGGAAGGGATTGAGCCGATTTACGAAACGCTGCCGGGCTGGAACGAAAGCACCTTTGGTGCGAAATCAATTGATGCTCTGCCGCAGGCGGCGCGCGACTACATTAAACGTGTTGAAGCGCTGACCGGCGTACCGATTGATATTATCTCAACCGGTCCGGATCGTAGCGAAACCATGATCCTGCGTCACCCGTTTGACGCCTGA
- the hflC gene encoding protease modulator HflC, giving the protein MRKPLIVLIIVVLVGLYASLFVVQEGERGIVLRFGKVLRDDENKPLVFAPGLHFKMPFLESVKTLDARIQTMDNQADRFVTKEKKDLIVDSYIKWRISDFSRYYLATGGGDISQAEVLLKRKFSDRLRSEMGRLDVKDIVTDSRGRLTTDVRDALNTGSAGRDDEVQTPAADDAIAHAAARVERETKSNEPSINPNSMAALGIEVVDVRIKQINLPTEVSDAIYNRMRAEREAVARSQRSQGQEEAEKLRAQADYQVTRTLAEAQRTALITRGEGDAEAAKLFADAFSQDPGFYAFIRSLRAYENSFDNDQNVMVLSPDSDFFRYMKTPSGAATR; this is encoded by the coding sequence ATGCGTAAACCTTTAATCGTATTAATTATTGTTGTACTGGTGGGGCTGTACGCGTCATTGTTCGTGGTGCAGGAAGGCGAGCGCGGTATCGTACTGCGTTTCGGCAAAGTGTTGCGTGATGATGAGAACAAACCGCTGGTGTTCGCGCCGGGCCTGCATTTCAAAATGCCGTTCCTGGAGTCAGTGAAAACGCTGGATGCGCGTATTCAGACTATGGATAACCAGGCCGATCGCTTCGTGACCAAAGAGAAAAAAGATCTGATCGTCGATTCTTACATCAAATGGCGCATCAGTGATTTCAGCCGCTACTATCTGGCTACCGGCGGCGGCGATATTTCACAGGCTGAAGTGCTGCTGAAACGTAAGTTCAGCGACCGTTTGCGTTCTGAAATGGGCCGTCTCGACGTTAAAGATATCGTCACCGATTCTCGTGGGCGTTTGACTACCGACGTGCGTGATGCCCTGAATACCGGCAGCGCCGGACGTGATGATGAAGTGCAGACGCCAGCGGCGGATGATGCTATCGCTCACGCGGCCGCTCGTGTTGAACGTGAAACGAAGAGCAATGAGCCATCCATCAATCCAAACAGTATGGCGGCGTTAGGTATCGAAGTGGTTGATGTGCGCATCAAGCAGATCAATCTGCCGACCGAAGTGTCTGACGCGATCTATAACCGTATGCGCGCCGAGCGTGAAGCGGTAGCACGTAGCCAGCGTTCACAGGGTCAGGAAGAAGCGGAAAAACTGCGTGCCCAGGCGGATTATCAGGTAACGCGTACGCTGGCGGAAGCTCAGCGCACGGCGCTGATTACCCGTGGTGAGGGCGATGCTGAAGCCGCTAAACTGTTTGCCGATGCGTTCAGTCAGGATCCGGGCTTCTACGCCTTTATCCGTAGCCTGCGCGCTTACGAAAACAGCTTCGATAACGATCAAAACGTGATGGTGCTGAGCCCGGATAGCGATTTCTTCCGCTATATGAAAACACCTTCCGGCGCTGCAACGCGCTAA
- a CDS encoding DUF2065 domain-containing protein, protein MKATIWMALALVLVLEGLGPMLWPRVWRRMIVTLAQLPDRLLQRFGGGLVVAGAVIYYMLSVHGGS, encoded by the coding sequence ATGAAAGCAACAATCTGGATGGCGCTGGCGTTAGTGTTGGTATTAGAAGGGCTGGGACCTATGCTGTGGCCGCGCGTATGGCGGCGAATGATCGTTACGCTGGCGCAGCTGCCCGATCGTCTGTTACAGCGCTTTGGCGGTGGATTAGTCGTAGCTGGCGCGGTGATTTACTATATGTTGAGTGTGCATGGCGGCAGCTAA
- the rlmB gene encoding 23S rRNA (guanosine(2251)-2'-O)-methyltransferase RlmB, translating into MSEVIFGIHAVQALLERDPQRFQQVWILKGRDDRRLQPLIAALEAQGIVIQIATRQWLDSKSEGAVHQGIVAQVKPGRHYQEGDLPDLLASIDSPLLLILDGVTDPHNLGACLRSADAAGVHAVIVPKDRSAQLNATAKKVACGAAENVPLIRVTNLARTMRLLQEYHVWIVGTAGEATHDLWESKLTGPLALVMGAEGEGMRRLTREHCDDLISLPMAGSVSSLNVSVATGICLFEAVRQRRA; encoded by the coding sequence ATGAGTGAAGTAATTTTCGGCATTCACGCCGTACAGGCGCTGTTAGAGCGCGATCCGCAACGTTTTCAGCAGGTCTGGATTCTTAAAGGTCGAGACGATCGTCGTTTACAGCCGTTGATCGCCGCGCTGGAAGCGCAGGGTATTGTTATCCAGATAGCCACGCGTCAGTGGCTGGACAGCAAATCAGAAGGTGCGGTGCATCAGGGCATCGTGGCGCAGGTCAAACCGGGACGGCACTATCAGGAGGGCGATCTGCCCGACCTGTTAGCTTCCATTGACTCCCCGCTGCTACTGATCCTCGACGGCGTTACCGATCCCCACAACCTCGGTGCCTGCCTGCGTAGCGCTGATGCGGCTGGGGTACATGCGGTCATCGTACCGAAGGATCGTTCAGCGCAGCTTAACGCGACGGCGAAGAAGGTTGCCTGCGGCGCGGCGGAGAATGTTCCGCTGATTCGCGTGACTAACCTGGCGCGTACCATGCGTTTGCTACAGGAATATCATGTCTGGATCGTCGGTACCGCAGGCGAAGCGACGCACGATCTCTGGGAAAGCAAACTGACCGGGCCGCTGGCGCTGGTGATGGGTGCCGAGGGGGAAGGTATGCGCCGCCTGACTCGTGAGCACTGTGACGATCTGATTAGTCTGCCGATGGCGGGCAGCGTCTCCTCGCTGAACGTTTCCGTAGCAACCGGTATCTGCCTGTTTGAAGCGGTGCGTCAACGCCGCGCCTGA
- the bsmA gene encoding biofilm peroxide resistance protein BsmA has translation MRTLPLLLLTLTLSGCSALRQTPQPPPPPTHQAQEISRAQSSNLPRLGSITSTSRGSPDDAQREIAQKANAAGATYYQIVALSETIMPGLWYASAVLYGPATSAAGSTQQ, from the coding sequence ATGCGAACTTTACCTTTGCTGCTGTTAACGCTGACGCTCAGCGGCTGTAGCGCGCTGCGCCAGACGCCGCAACCGCCGCCGCCGCCCACTCATCAGGCACAGGAGATTAGCCGCGCGCAGAGCAGTAACCTGCCGAGGCTGGGCAGCATTACCAGTACCTCACGCGGTTCACCGGACGATGCACAACGCGAAATCGCGCAAAAAGCGAACGCGGCGGGCGCGACTTATTATCAGATTGTCGCGCTAAGCGAAACCATTATGCCTGGACTGTGGTACGCCTCGGCGGTGCTGTATGGTCCGGCAACCTCAGCCGCCGGAAGCACGCAGCAGTAA
- a CDS encoding methyl-accepting chemotaxis protein, which produces MKRLSLSRASLGVKLSVITSLSVAILFFSLTLALSNNAAKQLQALTLENMQNQVAGIGDMAGMFNATLSEEVANYTTLFQSFLPQNFSRDESSRITVGDFPTPTLRAGDKTLNLDESVVDDFLARTGAISTIFVRDGEEYVRVATSLRKEDGSRAMGTRLDRQSPAFALVNNGEAYRGLAALFGKRYITQYQPIKDAGGSVIGILFIGVEIGKQVALMRDKVLNKSFSDTGRFMVMSGATDQSRGKWLIHPAQEGKMARWSPEVMQQLTTQQSGTLETLQDGEPRIIVWQRLPGWNWIILGDVDKNSLLAPITSARNTFLLLGLALVLLFALGFVVITRRWVSSPLQQVIHLAEQYAAGNLQATLQTRRHDEVGQLITAINGIGDGLARIVSQVRAAAQEISQGTDAIAISSENISEQITRQASSVEETSASMEQLGATVDQNAENVAQALQLVAEAAHAVQQGDEKVARSVNTMSAIKVSSQSIADITQVIESIAFQTNILALNAAVEAARAGEHGKGFAVVAAEVRALASRSAQAAKEIDALIANSINSVSQGHALSEQTRSAMENIVNRIEQVKALMDEINVASQEQSAGIGQVNIAMTQIGQATHQNTELVAQSEDTAHALSKKGHHLTELVSVFSLKS; this is translated from the coding sequence ATGAAGCGACTATCACTCAGCCGCGCGAGTTTAGGCGTCAAGCTATCGGTCATCACCTCGTTAAGCGTGGCGATACTGTTTTTCTCCCTCACGCTCGCTTTAAGCAATAACGCAGCAAAACAGCTCCAGGCTCTAACGCTGGAAAATATGCAAAACCAGGTAGCCGGTATCGGCGATATGGCCGGAATGTTTAACGCCACGCTTAGCGAGGAGGTAGCCAATTACACCACGCTGTTTCAAAGCTTCCTGCCGCAGAATTTTAGCCGCGATGAAAGCTCGCGCATAACGGTGGGTGATTTCCCGACGCCTACCCTGCGTGCAGGCGATAAAACGCTGAATCTTGATGAGAGCGTAGTGGATGACTTTCTGGCACGCACCGGCGCTATCTCAACAATTTTTGTACGTGACGGCGAGGAGTATGTCCGTGTTGCCACCTCGCTGCGTAAAGAGGATGGCTCCCGCGCCATGGGAACACGTCTCGATCGTCAAAGCCCGGCGTTTGCGCTGGTTAATAACGGCGAAGCGTATCGCGGCCTGGCGGCCCTGTTTGGCAAACGCTATATCACCCAGTATCAGCCGATAAAGGATGCTGGCGGCTCGGTGATCGGTATTCTGTTTATCGGCGTGGAGATCGGTAAGCAGGTGGCGCTGATGCGCGATAAGGTGCTGAATAAATCCTTCAGCGATACCGGGCGTTTTATGGTGATGAGCGGCGCAACGGATCAGAGCCGCGGCAAATGGCTGATTCATCCTGCACAGGAAGGGAAAATGGCTCGCTGGTCGCCCGAGGTGATGCAGCAGTTGACTACGCAGCAGAGCGGCACGCTGGAAACGTTACAGGACGGCGAACCGCGTATTATCGTCTGGCAACGTCTGCCCGGCTGGAACTGGATTATTCTCGGCGATGTAGATAAAAACAGCCTGTTGGCACCGATTACCTCTGCGCGTAACACCTTTTTGCTACTGGGCCTGGCGCTGGTGCTGCTGTTTGCGCTGGGATTTGTGGTGATTACTCGCCGCTGGGTCAGCTCACCGCTACAGCAGGTGATCCACCTGGCGGAACAGTATGCTGCCGGTAACCTACAGGCGACGCTGCAAACACGCCGCCACGATGAAGTCGGTCAGCTAATTACCGCCATTAACGGCATCGGTGACGGCCTGGCGCGTATCGTCTCACAGGTGCGCGCCGCAGCGCAGGAGATTAGCCAGGGCACCGACGCTATCGCGATAAGCAGCGAAAATATCAGCGAGCAGATTACCCGCCAGGCCAGCAGCGTGGAAGAAACCTCTGCCAGCATGGAGCAATTGGGAGCCACGGTGGATCAGAATGCGGAGAACGTGGCGCAGGCACTACAGCTGGTTGCAGAGGCCGCTCACGCGGTGCAGCAGGGAGATGAAAAGGTTGCCCGTTCGGTAAATACCATGTCAGCGATTAAAGTCTCCTCCCAGAGCATTGCCGATATCACCCAGGTGATTGAATCTATCGCTTTTCAGACCAATATCCTGGCGCTGAACGCGGCGGTAGAGGCGGCGCGCGCTGGTGAACATGGGAAAGGGTTTGCGGTTGTCGCTGCCGAAGTGCGTGCGCTGGCCAGCCGCAGTGCGCAGGCAGCCAAAGAGATCGATGCGCTGATAGCTAACTCAATCAACAGCGTAAGCCAGGGCCATGCGCTTTCCGAACAGACGCGCAGCGCGATGGAGAATATCGTCAACCGTATTGAGCAGGTGAAAGCGCTGATGGACGAGATTAACGTCGCTTCTCAGGAGCAATCCGCCGGTATCGGCCAGGTCAATATCGCCATGACGCAGATCGGTCAGGCAACGCATCAAAACACTGAACTGGTGGCGCAGTCGGAAGATACCGCCCACGCGCTGAGCAAAAAAGGCCATCATTTAACCGAGCTGGTCAGCGTTTTCTCGCTGAAAAGCTAA